The stretch of DNA AGTACAGTAACAACACACAGGTCATCTTCGGATGGCCTTTTTCATTTTAGCCCATCTGAGAGCTGGTATGCCTGACATCCGGAGATAAGCGCCGGGGGCTAATTCTTTTCACTTAAACACGGACACTCCAGCGGGGTGCGAGATATGCGTATGCCAGAAAAAAACATAGGGTTCTGGGCGGAAGTTTGGAACTGGATCAACACCAATACCCCGGTCATTTCTGGCGCGTTAATGGCTTTTCTCGTTGCAGTAGCCAGGTCAATGAAAGAAGGGGAAGGGCTTAAAAGATCGCTGCTTGAAGCCACTCTATGTGGAATATTAAGCCTCGGCATTATCTCAGCATTTGAATACTTCGGTCTCCCACCCAACCTGGCCACGTTATTCGGCGTCATCATCGGATTTCTGGGCACGAAGAAACTGGCTGAAATACTCGACACATTAATTGGACGCCGGATAGGAGGTCACAATGGAAACCAGTCAGACCGGAATAAACCTAATTAAAGAATTTGAGGGATGCAGGTTAAAGGCGTATGTATGCCCTGCTGGTGTCCTCACGATTGGCTACGGCCATACTGACCAGGTGAAGCGCGGTGATGAAATCACTATTAGTCAGGCAGAACGATACCTGAGAGGTGACTTAGTCAAGTTTGAGGCTGATGTGAGTCGTCTGGTGAGGGTGCCACTGACACAGGGACAGTTTGATGCGCTAGTCTCCTTTGCTTATAACGTAGGATCGCGTGCCCTGAGCACATCCACACTGCTGAAAAAACTGAATGCACAGGATTATATCGGTGCCGCTCATGAGTTTCAGCGCTGGAATAAGGCAGACGGTAAGGTACTGGATGGCTTAGTCAAGCGCCGGAGAATGGAACGGCGGAGGTTTGAATCATGATCTGGCGAACATTATTACCAATAGCTGCGGTTTTTTTTGCGCTCATATTCGGTGTTTATCACCTATGGTCAGCGAACGCCACGCTGAAATCTGACAACGCCACACTGACTAAACAGCGTGATGACGCTAAGGGCGAAACCGCAACACTCCGTAATCAATACAACACGATTAACGAGGCTCTCAATAATGCAGCAGAGCAGAAAAGACAATCAGATGAAGCAACAAAAATGCTCAAAGACAGGCTTACTGAATTACAGAAAAGTTCTGTTTGTAACCGCGAGCCTGTTTCTGATGCTGTCTCTGACCAGTTGCGCCAGCGAGTCGCCGAAGTTAATAGTACCGTTGCCGATACCACAAACGTTGTTCATTAAATGCCATGCCCCGGATTACTGGGTAAAGACTTACGGCGATTATCCGGGCTATGTTGCTGAGCTGCTGGTGGTGATTGAGCAATGTAACAATCAGATATCAGCAATAGAGAAGATAGAAAGAAAGCGGAGCAAATAAAAAGATTTCATA from Limnobaculum xujianqingii encodes:
- a CDS encoding lysozyme, with the protein product METSQTGINLIKEFEGCRLKAYVCPAGVLTIGYGHTDQVKRGDEITISQAERYLRGDLVKFEADVSRLVRVPLTQGQFDALVSFAYNVGSRALSTSTLLKKLNAQDYIGAAHEFQRWNKADGKVLDGLVKRRRMERRRFES
- the lysC gene encoding Rz1-like lysis system protein LysC; protein product: MLSLTSCASESPKLIVPLPIPQTLFIKCHAPDYWVKTYGDYPGYVAELLVVIEQCNNQISAIEKIERKRSK
- a CDS encoding phage holin, lambda family, which encodes MRMPEKNIGFWAEVWNWINTNTPVISGALMAFLVAVARSMKEGEGLKRSLLEATLCGILSLGIISAFEYFGLPPNLATLFGVIIGFLGTKKLAEILDTLIGRRIGGHNGNQSDRNKPN